Below is a genomic region from Triticum dicoccoides isolate Atlit2015 ecotype Zavitan chromosome 5A, WEW_v2.0, whole genome shotgun sequence.
GCAAGGAGAACCGAAAAGCTTTCGACAGCTTGGTGATTCTGGTGTGTTGGCACTTATGGAAGCAAAGGAATGATTGTGTTTTCCGCTCGACGTCTCCACCAACGTCGACCGCCGATCCTGTAGTTAGGATTCTTGATGAGCTACGCATGTGGGCGATAGCGGGAGGGAGTGGAGTTGAAACCATTTTCTGAGGAGTTGACATAGTGCGTGGAGTTGGAGTTTGTCGTGGCCTCGGTCGACTTGTGACTGTTGGCTACGCATGTAACACTCTTGTACATTGTTTTTCtctcttctataaagctaaggtgcACAAtttgcgtactctcgaaaaaaaagaaCTTGTCATAATTTTGGCATCCAAactccgttttagaccatcttcatatctaTTTTGATCTTCTCAAAGAGAGCCATCTTATGATGACTTCTaatcataagtttgaattaatcttgacatagctttaAGCAACTTTTATGATTGTGTCACTTTTGAGCGTCAAACACGCTGCTATACAGAGGACGCTCTACGGCCGATTTTTGCACGATCCTGCTAATCAAACTGTGCATGCGTGGGACCGAGTGGTGGCCGGCCGCTGGATCGAGCGTCCTGCAATGTTCGGTTACCGGTAATGCTAGAGCTACATGCTATTTTTACATGGTTTATCGTATAGGCTGATGTGGAGCGAACTAATTGGCTTAGGATTAGCAGCCGGGCCCCACCCCTGAAATCAGAGGGGAGAGAGCGAATTAGCAAGAGGGGGTCCGTACCTGAAGCGTAAAGACCTGTACGTCTAGGATTATTGGTTCGGCTACTGAGTATCGGCTGCTCAGTAGTTCCGTAAATAAAATTCAGTCTTCGTCGAAAAACATTGAACACGCATGAATGGGTGGAGCCATGTGACAACTTGCAAGCGAACACTATTGGCTAGGGCATAGGTAGATCTGAGGATTTTGTTTCTTTCGTCAAGCACAGGGAGGGAGACCTCGACATGGCATCTTGTGTGCCATGACGTGGTGACATGACGCAGTCCTAGAAAATTAGTTGCGCCTCTTACCATTGAGAAAAATCACGTGATTTTTTTTTCGTTGGTTAGATTTCTTCTTACGTTATGAGATGATGACTAGACGAATTCATTTTACCTGCCGAATTATGTCGTCTTCTGCTTCCGAGCCGTCTAATCCAAGACAACATCATGACGCGTGATCAGTTGTCTGCCCATTTTTGGGGCCTCCGGCAATTACATTTCCTATATTGTTTCTAGCATCGCCAGAattaattttattttctttggcTAGCAATCGCCAGAGATGAACTTATTTTATTCAGTTTTGCTAAATCACATCTACATGTGTCCTAAGTATTACACATCTAAGTCATATATCCTTAATTTTACACGAAGATTTGTGCAAacattttcttttctcttttttctttttcttcctaattTGATTAAGCCACTTAGATGTACAAGAAGTTTCTGAACAAATATGCCCAATTAAATTTGTCTATAAAATATCCATTTAATTTAGTCTCGATACTAGCTAACTTGAATATAGACAGATAGTGTCTCTacacttttcttcttcttttatctTCAAAAGGAGGTTAAgcccccgacctctgcatcatTGCCATGTGCACTGTCAAGTTTATTAACTATTGATCAGAGTATACAACAAAGGTAATCACGACTGAATATTGCAAGATATGAAATAAACACCTATTATTACAACTTCTTCCGCAGCAACGCGTTTCATAAGGAATAAATACCCTCGCGTTGTCATTACCACATCCAACTGAAGACTGCCAAGACAAGTATTTCTTCGTGGTTACTGAGACCAATCACCGAAGATCAGCACGTTAGCAAGTAGGGTAATGATGCAAGTTTGTCGCCGTTGAGCCCAACCAATCAAGGCCAAAACAAGAGTTTCCAGCTCTCACATGAACCTCGGTGTTCCAAACATCATGTTGAAAGCCGATCTTTCGGTAGTCATGCCAGCCTTGTACTCCACATCAGGTCGAAATGACGCTAGAGGAAAAGTGGGACATCTTCCTACCACACCACCTTCCTCCTCCAAATTCAGCAGACGACACTCTAGAATCTGCCATCCTCCATGCACCCCCCCCCCGGTCCCCTCGGCCTTGGCGGCGACACCCAGCGCGAGCACACGTGAACCATAACTACTAAAGTGAATCATGGGGGAGGAgcagaaggaggagggggaggtcTCGGTCTGGAGAAAATCACCGATCCATAAAAAATAGGTCAGGGGTTTTCTTTTCCTTCGCTACCCTAAATAAAGTATTCCCTCTCCGCATCAATTTATTTGGATTAGAGGGAGTAAGAGCATTTCTAATCGATCCCCTATATCAACATAGTGGAGTAAATTTGGCCTTTTACTCTACTAAGTTTGACCTAGTCGGCCCCTATACGACTTAGTGGAGTAAAAAAATTACTCCATCACTACGCGGCCGAGTAAAATCGACGCCTCTTCTCCCCACCTCCTCTTCTCCCCCCACACCTTCGTCGGCACGCCCCGCCCTCCCCCGCCCCCTCCAATGGCCGGACGTGGTGGCTGCCGGTCCCCGCCGCCGATCCACAGCGCGGAttcgcgccgccacccgcgcgggTCGTCCTCCACGGGCTCTTCATCGAGCCGCTGTCGGTCGCCCGATCCGCCCGTTGTTGCGCCCCTACGCTGATTCGAGGACTTCCCCATCCTCCCTTGGGCCTGGTCGCCGACAGGTCCTACCTCATGGTTCGGTAGCAGcagtgggggacgtgggtcgccaAGATTACGGATagggagacccacacccgccggtggctaggtagcttccacacggccgagatCGCGGTCATGGAGTACGATCGCTaccaggtccgctaccacggcgtgGCGGCTCAACTCAATTTCCCCCCAGGCACACGTCTGATCCATCTCGTCCCGCCGGAGccgggggtggtgagctcggctaatgcacgggaggaccgcgaggcgaGGGAGCACCTCGAGGCCGAGGCCATCGACGAGGCCTACATGGAAGAGCTCTGAAGGCAGCACctggagctcgtggaggcggagcggatGATCTTTGCCGGCGCGGAGGGTGGCGAGGTTATTGTGATCTCCTCCGACGGGGTagaaggcggcgaggaaggcggCGAGAATGAGGAGATCGACATTGAAGAGTGGAGGAGTGTGTTCCCCGACAACCCAGACGACGGCaccggcccggacccggctcgcggcacaccgtacctgacgaggaaggattggctcgacctcgccttcgaccgaaagtagtttagttggttagtttagtttaaatttatgttttatattTGGttgtgcaaaactatctatgtttatgttttgaATGCATACTACTTTTGGTTCATATTGCTTTGaatttgatcaaattgaagtttactctGTTAagctttaggggatcgactagaaaatgcCAAAAATTAGTGAAGTATATATATTCCACTAAGGGTTTTACACCGTTAACTTTTAGGGGATCAGCTAAAGATGGCCTAACAACTAAAACGGAAATGACAGGGATTTTGATTCCCAGCAAATGCAGTCAAAGAAGATTGGGGCATAAGCACCCAATCACCCAAACAAAATCATGCATCTACTAACCCAGACGACAAGTCTACAAACATCTAACAAATCNNNNNNNNNNNNNNNNNNNNNNNNNNNNNNNNNNNNNNNNNNNNNNNNNNNNNNNNNNNNNNNNNNNNNNNNNNNNNNNNNNNNNNNNNNNNNNNNNNNNNNNNNNNNNNNNNNNNNNNNNNNNNNNNNNNNNNNNNNNNNNNNNNNNNNNNNNNNNNNNNNNNNNNNNNNNNNNNNNNNNNNNNNNNNNNNNNNNNNNNNNNNNNNNNNNNNNNNNNNNNNNNNNNNNNNNNNNNNNNNNNNNNNNNNNNNNNNNNNNNNNNNNNNNNNNNNNNNNNNNNNNNNNNNNNNNNNNNNNNNNNNNNNNNNNNNNNNNNNNNNNNNNNNNNNNNNNNNNNNNNNNNNNNNNNNNNNNNNNNNNNNNNNNNNNNNNNNNNNNNNNNNNNNNNNNNNNNNNNNNNNNNNNNNNNNNNNNNNNNNNNNNNNNNNNNNNNNNNNNNNNNNNNNNNNNNNNNNNNNNNNNNNNNNNNNNNNNNNGACATGCATGGGGTGGCAATTAGATGGACAGTGACAGGGCTGACACCATGTGTGTTGAACTAATCATGCATGCAGCTCTTGGATCTTCAGGCCCTGACTTGTCAAAATCCTTGGAATGGAAGTGAACAGTTTGCTTGCATTGCAGGCCTCTCCCTCCCACATATCCTGAGGGTGAGGGGGACCGGGACCAACACATGTATGTTATTGTTACCAACAACTCCCACATAACTCGCTATCCAATCACACTGCCCAATCTTGAGCAGCATATGAGCCAACACAAGATCCACACTTGAATTCTGAATCTGGTCAGGATTCATTGCTGGATCTGTAGGAAAAAAGATCCTGCCTTCAGGTAAATAGTAAATCTTCGCTTGCCCCTTGGGCCTTGGCCGTAAGAAAGTACTCCTTATTACAGTAATGAAAGATTATATATGCTGCTCAAGATGGGCCTTGTACTGCTTATTACAGTATTTCCTTCTGTTGTGGCAATCAGTTGGGCACCTTTTTATACTCTTTTCTTTTCATGTGATGCTAAGGCATATGTTCTGACTTTGGATGACAGTAATGAAAGATTATATATCTACTATGAGCTGTGACAAGTGGCGATGATAATCTTAATCCAGTGCACATGCGAGTACTCCTATATGAGATCTAAAACATGGCATGCCTAGCTGTCTGTTCAGTGAACCTTATGATGCAGTGATCCACAAAAAACATTCTAATAATCCAACAAAAGCTCCACAACCCCACTGAGAACACAAACAATCGAATAAACTCGGGACTAAAGAAACCCACACTTGTCGTAACATGAACAAGATCCGCCGTGCCATAAACATAACGATTCGTGCAATTCGACAACGGAAATCTTGCACGATGTAGCATGGGAGGGGGCCGCGCGTCTGATTATTGGCGCGGGAGATGAGAATATTAATAGCTGGGGCTTGTTATCTTGGTCCTATCCTTTTCTTGGCACTACCTACATAGGAGCATCTTTGGCTCCTTTATCATGCATGAACTCCATTGGCCTAAGTGGCTTGGGTTTGTTTGGCACGGCCACAAGGCCCCACCATGACAGTAGAACTAATGACAGGAGAGAATCTTaaatcccctccctcccctccctgcctCGCCAGATTTGATACATGCCAACCTGTTGCTTCTTAACAGAACCAAAAAGGTTTGGACCTTGGCCTAGAAGTAGCTagcaagagagatcttcttgggggAGAAAGAGGGAGAGTGCCTTACCTTGTTCAGAAGAGAAGAATTCAGAAACAGGACTCCTTGCCAGAGGTGAGCACAAGTCTCTTGATACTTCCTTCCTCTTTCTTACCTTGTTCATCTCCGATGATTCTTGTCTTGAAAGGGCTGCAATTCAGCTAGCTTTCATGGGACATGGTAATAATATCTTCAAAGTCTGCGTACCTCAGTCCTTTGATCGGTTCTTCAGTCTTTTTGTTCTTCATTTTCTGTAATTCTGCGTCCAAAGGAAGGTACCGATGCTCAGCCTTGAGAAAGTGCAATGGCATGTTCCTATTTGCCAGGAAACTGTAGCTGGTCATCCTCCTGTAGTTTTAGGGCGCTCTGATCTTTTCGGAGCTTCCATCTCTGTTGAAACTGTTTAGTTGTTTCTCTCGGGAAGCATAATGGCATGCAAGCATATAGAGCAAGGATTTTCTACTccccccgtcccataatataagaatgtttttgacagtaGGGAGTATAATTCTATCTCAAAGAATCAAACGATACTACACTTAAAGGGTGTAAATTCGCTAGGTTTCAATTTGGGCAGGAATGGGTAAGAGAATTTCTGTTGATGTTCAATCGCTCTGTTACACTGAAATGAAAGGCTGATAGAGTTCAGGTTACTGGTACAGATAGGAAAACCTAAATATTTTTGTAAATCCAGTATATTAGGAGCCAAAATTAGAATTGTGCAGGCATACGAACTTTAAGATCATCAGACCTAAAAGTGCTTCTTGCCATTGCCTCCACGAACTCACGATCTTAGCTGTCCTAATTGTCTGACCGACGTGCATAGTTTCTGTTACCTTCATATAATCTTCGATAGTATCATGATATATGCCTTTTGCCCTAAAACTCTCAGCTAATTCACAAGGAAAATACCAAACTTTTATACAACATTTCTCAACAGAAAAAACAACCTGGTCTGCCCCATGCTATTTCCCAGTTACAAACCAGTGCACATGCTCAGGGATAAACTGACTAATGTGTTAGGTCACATCACACACCACCATAGCATTTATTTATGCTTGCATAGGATACTCATTTACACAACTATACAACTTATTAATTGGCAAAATGGCAAAGCAAGCTGGATAGTCCTATGTGGAGAATAATAGAACTTGTACAGAGCTATAGAGAAGCAAGCACAATCATTCAGAAGCTGCACATGAGGGTGTCGCCATCTCAACGTAGGAGATAATTCACGACAAGCAGACACGCAACCAGCACATAAACAAAGCTCCAATAATTGAATGCATATGCAGCATATTGCTATTGTTGGGAGAAAACTTTTGGTACTCATTTGTAAGCCTCTGATGAAACAGGTGAGGCTGATACTTCGTGTGGATCGGTGAGAGATGGAGAAGAAACATATGAAGATGGCCATCCTGAGGCAAGAGCAGACATTCAGACAACAGGTAAACCAATGTCTGGTTAGAAGTAGTGTCATCTTCCTATCTATATTGGTGGAAGTATTCAACGAGGAATGTGTCTTTTGTTGAACCAGGTTCATGAGTTGCATCGCGTATACGAGGTTCAGAAGCGGCTGATGAAGGAGATGCAGGCTGTTAAGAGGAGCCCAGCTCAGGCAAGAGAGGATACTCAACCAGAACCAATGCTGGATACAGATCGCTCGCGCGCTCCTTTTATCGAGGACTTCAACCTGGAGCTGACACTAGCAACTGGGGGTGATACGCGGAAGCAAGAGATGACATCCAACTCTGAGTCTGGACCAACGGTGACATCGTCGACTTCTGCTGAATCAGAGTCGGGGCAGCGATTCCCTGAGTCCAATGTAGACCTGAGGTTTCAACATGAGAGCAAGAGGCATGATGATCAGCTCACGCAGTCTCCCTGGCTCTATCAATGTTTAAGTCTCAAGATGGCTTGATGGCTTAGCTACGGGTGGCTTACAGAAGCATATGCATTATTATATGTACATCAAAAAACTAATTCGTTGCAATCAGGAGAATGCGATCAATAGGAAGTCATCATTCACATCTAAAAAAATACAACAAAAACATTTCAAAGAACACCAACGTCAAGAAAAAGTGAACGAACTGTGTAATCACCTTCTTTCTGCGTACAAGGGAGGGAGATGTACATAAGTATCCGCTAACAAATGTTGCATTGTATGTAGAGATCTTCAAGCGTAAACCTTGCCTTGTCCACTTTATCTTAGGGACAAGAACAATTTTACCTAACATCTGCATAACTGGGCACAGACAATTTGGTAAAAActgcttgttttgcaatatgacaaACTTCAGAAAGATGGGAGAATGCCTAGTGTCATTCTACCATCCATACAGAAATGCCTAGCCAAAACTGTACGCAAACTAGAAAAGCCTGTCGGATACTACTCTACTGAAAACGAAATATGCCTAGCAAGCAGTTTGTCTCTGTTTTGGTCGTTGAATATTCAAAGCTTCAATGAGCTAGTTGGTGGTAATGACGGCCCCGTCATAGTTCCAAGTAATGCCCATGAAGACTTCCTTTCAGAAATAACTGGCAGAAACTCAGTCATTTGTTATGACTAAGAGCTCGTGATCACCTCCACGCCTGGTTTCTTTAAGCCGGCCATGTATGTTAGGTAGATGGTCCAAAGAAACGCAAAGGAATTGCTTACTAGCGGCTGAAAAATAATCCTCAGTTCAGATTGCTGCCAAACAAAGTTTGAAGCTCAAATAGATAGAATATATCAGGGACTTAACATTACCTGCAAATGAACAGGGATAAACTTGAAAGTGATGAAGTCACAAAGAGGCCAATAAATGAGGCCACTTTTGATGGTCGGAATTATATCCCGCTTTAATCTTGCAATGATCTCTGGGATTGTCTCACCTGGGAATTATATCGATCAAGCAATTAGAGGACTCATGAGTGTCATTGCCAGAATGTACGCAAAAGAGAATTTTTTGTTTAAAGTTGGCAGGGAAGGTAAACTTCATGTACGATTATCTGAACATAGCTTCTCACATCATGGTCACAGTGTGCATAAATGTTTACTAGTCCCTCTGTAGTGATCTAaaagctcttatatttctttacggagcatGCAAACcttatcatgaaattggtggtatTGTGGTCCGTGACCCATAGGTCATGAACtttatcatggatcacttcaaacCGTTATACCCTCTGTCCgggaatacttgtcggagaaatggatgtatctagacgtattttagttctagatacatccatttttatccatttctccggCATGTATTTCCagacagagggagtaatatttaAAGCAAGCTAGTTAGTAAGGACATTTTTACCAGATATATAGAAGGATCTTAGAAACCAGTCAAAGCGTAAATTTATgatcattgtgtgtgtgtgtgtgtgtgtgtgtgtagttgggATGCCAGCACAAATTAGAAATACTGCACCTCAACATATAAACATCAGACTGTTAGTGAAGGAAGAATTTACCAAGCGAAACAATCACCAGCCTTTGGGTTTTTACGTGTTTCTTATGTTGTCCGTCGGTCATACTAAGTTTGCATGGATAAAGACCAAAATAATAGATAGGCATGACTGCAAGGACAGACTGCAGTCTAGTAGCATGACTACACTTAGTTGACGCAGCTGGAAGGCACAGAACAATAAATTCTGGCATTATTATTTTATGAAACATAAACAAGGAGCATTAAAATTGAGTGGACTATCTTGTATATTATCTTTTTGTATCGAAATATCCATTGACAAATTTATCTCCAACTAGCATCtttttttagtagtggccaacactctagccagattgatttcatcctctcgagaagagaggaTAGACGTGTGTGCCTagattgtaaggtgatacctggagagagtgttgtaccccagcataagctgatggttgctgacttccgctttcggtttcgtgtccagcgggataagcgtgccaaagtcgctagaacgaagtggtggaagttcaaggggaaggtagctcaggcgttcaaggagagggtcattaaggagggcccttgggaggaaggaggggatgcgaacaatgtgtggatgaagatggcgacttgcattcgtaaggtggccttggaggagtttggagtgtccaggggaaggaggagcgaagataaggatacctggtggtggaatgatgatgtccagaaggcgattaaagagaagaaagattgcttcagacgcctatacctggataggagtgcagacaacatagagaagtacaagatggcgaagaaggctgcaaagtgagctgttggtgaagcaaggggtcgggcatatgaggacctctaccgacggttaggcacgaaggaaggcgaaagggacatctataagatggccaagatccgagagaggaagacgagggatattggccaagtcaaatgcatcaaggacggagcaggccaactcttggtgaaggacgaggagattaagcatagatggcgggagtacttcgacaagctgttcaatggggagaatgagagttctaccattgaactggacgagtcctttgatgagaccagcatgcgttttgtgcagcgaatccaggagtctgaggtcaaggaggctttaacaaggatgaaaggaggcaaggcgatgggccctgattgtatccccattgaggtgtggaaaggtctcggggacatagcgatagtatggctaaccaagcttttcaacctcatttttcgggcaaacaagatgccagaagaatggaggagtatattagtaccaatcttcaagaacaagggagatgttcagagttgtactaattactgtggaattaagctgatgagccatacaatgaagctatgggagagagtcattgagcaccgcttaagaagaatgacaagcgtgaccaaaaatcagtttggtttcatgcctaggaggtcgaccatggaagccattttcttggtacgacaacttatggagagatatagggagcaaaagaaggacttgcatatggtgttcattgacttggagaaggcctatgataagataccgcggaatgtcatgtgttgggccttggagaaacacaaagtcccagcaaagtacattaccctcatcaaggacatgtacgataatgttgtgacaagtgttcgaacaagtgatgtcgacactgatgacttcccgattaagataggactgcatcaggggtcagctttgagcccttatctttttgcattgatgatggatgaggtcacaagggatatacaaggagatatcccatggtgtatgctctttgcagatgattgatatggtgctagttgacgatagtcggacgggggtaaataggaagttagagttatggagacaaaccttggaatcgaaagggtttaggcttagtagaactaaaaccgagtacatgatgtgcggtttcagtgctactaggtgtgaggaggaggttagccttgatggccaggtggtaccccaaaaggacacctttcggtatttggggtcaatgctgcaggaggatgggggtattgatgaagatgtgaaccatcgaatcaaagccggatggatgaagtggcgccaagcttctggcattctctgtgacaagagagtgccacaaaagctaaaaggcaagttctacaggacggcagttcgacctgcaatgttgtatggctgagtgttggccgactaaaaggcgacatgttcaacaattaggtgtggcggagatgcatatgttgagatggatgtgtggccacacgaggaaggatcgagtccggaatgatgatatacgagatagagttggggtagcaccaattgaagagaagcttgtccaacatcgtctgagatggtttgggcatattcaacgcaggcctccagaagctccagtgcatagcgggtggctaaagcgtgcggagaatgtcaagagggaggggtagaccgaatttgacatgggaggagtccgttaagagagacctgaaggattggggtatcaccaaagagctagctatggacaagggtgcgtggaagcttgcaatccacgtgccagagccatgagttggttgcaagatcttatgggtttcacctctagcctaccccaacttgtttgggactaaaggctttgttgttgttgttgttgttgtagcatcTTTTTTtaccaaacaaacaagcaaactTAACTAAAATAAACAAAATCCCAGCTCTAACAATCCTTAAAGACACCGTTTCAAGAAAAAACTGCACAGCTGGTATACAACTATTTTCATGCTCTGCAGAATATGAGGTGCCATATATGGTCTGAAAATTGGCCATTTACTACTTTCACTTCCACCTTCAGGCCTACTAACTCATTGAGTATAATTTGTGGCCGGAAACCTGATATTTCAGAACCAAGCAGGATGTTTCAACTCTAGCAGACTTAAAAGTACAAATGGTAAATGCATGAAGGAGATTAGGGATTCAACAATAGGAAAATGAATAATGGAATTAGGTTCTAacattcttttatttttctttggaGAGAACGAATCTTTAGAATCCCAGGAAGGAACTACTGAATTTTAATCCCACATGTTTACCTTTTCTACTACAATATGTTAAGGGTTAAACACAAATAAACAATACAACAAAAAACATCAGCTTAATTGTGTATGGTGTGTTATTGTGCGCTCAGATATTTGTTTGTATATTAACAATGCCGAAATAGAGTAATGACATGCATATAAAGCAGCACAGTTGGAGTTGATAGGTCAATATTATAAAGATGGGGTCATAGAAGCAAGTCCCAAGACAAGTAAAAACAAAATCAAGTCAAGAAGATGGGGAAAAAACAGAAAGCGCATTAATGACAAAACATAAGTACATAGTAAATTTAAAACTATCTAAATATGTCTATAGAAAGGCATATGAGTATGATACCTTGTAATCCTGCATTATACGAGAAGAAAATACAATTAATAATTGGGCCATAAACTGCTTGTCCTAGAAACATCTTGTTGAAGGTGCTCACTACATCCTTTTTGGGGACTACTTTTGAGATAAAGTTGAACCAATAGTGCAGTGAAGGTCCTGAGAACAGCATCCCATAACTAGCCATGCGCAGAGTCCTAACTAGATCGAGTGACTCCTCAGCAGGAAGTGTGATCATCTGAAGAGGCAACgacaaaacagaagaaaatataTAAGAAGCAATACCCCTCCTAAGGAAACAGAAAACA
It encodes:
- the LOC119300638 gene encoding uncharacterized protein LOC119300638, with the translated sequence MEKKHMKMAILRQEQTFRQQVHELHRVYEVQKRLMKEMQAVKRSPAQAREDTQPEPMLDTDRSRAPFIEDFNLELTLATGGDTRKQEMTSNSESGPTVTSSTSAESESGQRFPESNVDLRFQHESKRHDDQLTQSPWLYQCLSLKMA
- the LOC119300637 gene encoding PXMP2/4 family protein 3-like yields the protein MVAAGALHAGSRVLLPIRRSFSTPWSHVRSHLHSTKPPSAPLPPPPPPPPSSHAASTRFTPTTRRSGSIGSGVVTWYLGSIEARPLLTKSITAATIYTVADLTSQMITLPAEESLDLVRTLRMASYGMLFSGPSLHYWFNFISKVVPKKDVVSTFNKMFLGQAVYGPIINCIFFSYNAGLQGETIPEIIARLKRDIIPTIKSGLIYWPLCDFITFKFIPVHLQPLVSNSFAFLWTIYLTYMAGLKKPGVEVITSS